The window CTGTTTTGGCTCTATCAAACCTCATCTTCCCTCCAGTTCTTCTAAAAAAAGACCCTCTTTGGAATCTTCCTAGTCTCTCTTCCTGGAGTTCCCTGCgatcttcttcttcttccataACAGTTCCCAATAACTCTTCTCTGCTCCTCCTGACAATTTCTCCTCTCATTCTTACCCAGACCTTTGGCTCCTCCAACTCTAACTTCCTTTCAATACTGTGCCCCAGTCACCTTAGACacctctgccttcttccctcaagtatgttttctcccttcccctcctcaaGTCTGGGAACCAGGGACACGACAAGGCACAGGCTAGCTGCTTCTGTACCATGGCACTAACTCACCATTGGCGTGGCCTCCATGTTCCTCATCCATGAGCTTCCACTGGGCCAGAGCCCCAAGGGCCCCCAGGGCTGGCCAGGTCCCCAGCAAGACCCAGCTATACCAGCAGAGAGGAGGCAAGGCTGGAAGTGCCTGCAAACGTTGGCCCAACCGACTGCCCAGTGCCAGCCCTTCCAGGAAGTAGTCAGCACAGGCCACCAGCACCGCAGCACCCAGCAGCGCTGTGCCCAGAACTGTGAATGGACGTGGCCACCGAAGCGTGAGCAGAGCTCCCAGCAGTGCCAGCCCCACCAGTCCCCCAGCCGGCACCCAGGCTGAAGGAGGTTGGTAGATGGGCTCGGTGCTCAGCAGGGCCCCGGCGCCCAGGGTTAGGCCTAACAGGAGACCAGTCAGGAAGAGCCCAACACTGCGAACCAGCATGGTGACCAGGCCGCAGAGGAGTCCAATGCCTAGCGCAATGCCCGCGCTCACCTCCAGGCTCAGCTGTGTCTCTAGCACTCGCTCCTTGTGGCATAGCAGGAAGATCACCAGAGCTCCTGATAGTAGGCCCGAGAGAAACATCACTGCCTTGAAGCAGCGGTAGcctgggaagggaggcaggaggcactGAGAGACAGAAGAGGGGGTGGGTCTATAGGGATGGCGCTGATGAATTAGAAAGGAGAGGAATGGCTAAGCAGAGCAGCAGCACACTCAGGGACCTTAAGGCTAGGTGCAGAAAGTGATCATCTCAGGGAGGGCAGACTTTTCAGGAACGTGAGGGGACAGGGAGGAAAATCAGGAGGTAAGATGGATGCATTAAGGGAAGTAAGTATAGAAAGAAGGTCTAGTCCTTCCAGGGATGGAAGATGGGAAGAAATCAGCGTACGCTGCTTTAGGTTATTGGGGAACGGTGAAGAAGCCCGAAGCATAGATGATAATTTGGTAATAGAATTTTGAGGTAGGATGGAAGGGGAAGGCAAGTGAAAGTGCCAGGGGTCAGAGCTGGAGGGCAGAGGCGTGGATGGACAAGACGAACTGGCAGGAGCAGCATGGGCCATACTGAAGGTAGGCATCCCCTGATAGAGGAGTAGAAGTGGCCCAAGAGCAAAGGAGAAAGTGAAC of the Rhinolophus sinicus isolate RSC01 linkage group LG02, ASM3656204v1, whole genome shotgun sequence genome contains:
- the LOC109452980 gene encoding transmembrane protein 198 isoform X1 — encoded protein: MEESLLPLAMTSDPRPFNQQLPEPPDPRCVLEPQDNPELAPALVCALCCCFGIIYCCFGYRCFKAVMFLSGLLSGALVIFLLCHKERVLETQLSLEVSAGIALGIGLLCGLVTMLVRSVGLFLTGLLLGLTLGAGALLSTEPIYQPPSAWVPAGGLVGLALLGALLTLRWPRPFTVLGTALLGAAVLVACADYFLEGLALGSRLGQRLQALPALPPLCWYSWVLLGTWPALGALGALAQWKLMDEEHGGHANVVVLSHQRRHLQLLRIRQQEAKWHRTSPGVGLCEGSYRRQLSPNTRNPADGLAPSYLQSLREHQLGPVSQATAPHTVLDLDSDCGSTVPLTTPSGSTQT
- the LOC109452980 gene encoding transmembrane protein 198 isoform X2, which produces MEESLLPLAMTSDPRPFNQQLPEPPDPRCVLEPQDNPELAPALVCALCCCFGIIYCCFGYRCFKAVMFLSGLLSGALVIFLLCHKERVLETQLSLEVSAGIALGIGLLCGLVTMLVRSVGLFLTGLLLGLTLGAGALLSTEPIYQPPSAWVPAGGLVGLALLGALLTLRWPRPFTVLGTALLGAAVLVACADYFLEGLALGSRLGQRLQALPALPPLCWYSWVLLGTWPALGALGALAQWKLMDEEHGGHANVVLSHQRRHLQLLRIRQQEAKWHRTSPGVGLCEGSYRRQLSPNTRNPADGLAPSYLQSLREHQLGPVSQATAPHTVLDLDSDCGSTVPLTTPSGSTQT
- the LOC109452980 gene encoding transmembrane protein 198 isoform X3; translation: MFLSGLLSGALVIFLLCHKERVLETQLSLEVSAGIALGIGLLCGLVTMLVRSVGLFLTGLLLGLTLGAGALLSTEPIYQPPSAWVPAGGLVGLALLGALLTLRWPRPFTVLGTALLGAAVLVACADYFLEGLALGSRLGQRLQALPALPPLCWYSWVLLGTWPALGALGALAQWKLMDEEHGGHANVVVLSHQRRHLQLLRIRQQEAKWHRTSPGVGLCEGSYRRQLSPNTRNPADGLAPSYLQSLREHQLGPVSQATAPHTVLDLDSDCGSTVPLTTPSGSTQT